The stretch of DNA CAATGCCCTCATCGATAATGTCCGGCGTCGCCAGCGCGGTCCGAAAGGCGACCTCGCCGGTGAACTTGTCGGTCACTTCGAGATCGGTGTTGGGCAGGACCGCCTTGTTGTTGAGGTAGAGCGGGTAGGTATCCTTGAGCTGGGGCATTCGTGTCCTCCGTTACCCGACCAGCCTCACAGCTGCTTCGACAGTTCCTTGATGTCCTTGTTGAGGATCTTGTCGTTCTCCGAATAGTCGACCGGGCAATCGATCAGGTGGACGCCGGGCGTATCGCGGCAATGAGCAAGCAGCTTGCGAAGATGATCGCTGCTTTCGACCCGGTGGCCCTTCGCGCCATAGCTTTCGGCATATTTGACGAAGTCGGGATTCCCGTAGGTGAGGCCAAAATCTTCGAAGCCCATGTTCGCCTGTTTCCAGCGGATCATGCCATAAGCATCGTCGCGCAGGATCAGCACGGTGAGATTGAGGCCCAGGCGAACCGCGGTCTCCATTTCCTGGCTGTTCATCATGAAGCCGCCATCGCCGCAAATCGCCATGACCTTGCGCTTGGGGTAGAGCATGGCGCTCATCATCGCGCTTGGCAGGCCGGCACCCATTGTTGCGAGGGCGTTGTCAAGCAGCACGGTGTTGGGCAGGTAAGCGGTGTAGCCGCGCGCGAACCAGATCTTGTAGACGCCATTGTCGAGGCAGATGATCCCGTCTTCCGGCATGCAGTCACGAACCTGCTGGACGAGATGCGGCGGAAAGATCGGGAAGCGCGCATCCTCTGCCAGCTTGCCGGTGTGTTCGAGCTCGGCATGGTGATAGCGCTTGAGGCTGCCGCTCTCCCAGTGATCCTGGCGCGAAATCTCTTCCTTGATCTGCCAGATGGCATTGGCGATGTCGCCGATCACCTCGATCTGCGGGAAATAGACCGGGTCGACTTCTGCCGACCGGTTCGAAACATGGATCACCGTGTGCCCGTTCGCACGCATGAAGAACGGCGGCTTCTCGATCACGTCATGGCCGATGTTGACGATGCAATCGGCCTCTTCGATCGCACGGTGGCAGAAATCCCCCGCCGAAAGCGCGGCGCAGCCGAGGAACAGCCGGTGGCGTTCGTCGAGCACGCCCTTGCCCATCTGGGTAGTGACGAAGGGGATGCCGGTCTTCTCGACGAATTCGGCGAGCATCTTGCCGGTCAGCTTGCGATTGGCACCCGCGCCAACCACCAGGATCGGCTTCTTGGCCTTGGTCAGTGTCTCGACCGCCATCCGGACCGCCTTGGGTTCGGCACTGGGGCGGCGAGCCACGCTGCGCGGGATCGGGCGCGAGGAGGTCGGTTCTTCGGCAATATCCTCGGGCAATTCGAGGGGGACCGCGCCGGGCTTCTCTTCCTCAGCCAAGCGATAGGCTTCGCGCACGCGACTGGGGATGTTGTCGCCCGCGTGGAGCTGGCGAGTATACTTGGTGATCGGATACATCATCGCGACCACGTCGAGAATCTGGAACTGCCCCTGCTTCGACTTCTTGATCGGTTTCTGGCCGGTGATCATCATCATCGGCATGCCGCCGAGCTGCGCATAGGCCGCCGCCGTGACGAAGTTGGTCGCGCCGGGGCCAAGCGTAGCGATGCAGACGCCGGTCTTTCCGGTGTGGCGACCATAGGTCGCGGCCATGAACCCCGCGCCCTGTTCGTGCCGGGTCAGCACCAGCTTGATCTGCTTCGAGCGACTGAGGCTGTCGAGAAAGTCGAGGTTCTCCTCGCCGGGTACGCCGAAGATATACTCGCAGCCCTCAGCTTCGAGACATTTCACAAAAAGGTCGGACGCTTTCTGAGTATCGGTCATGGTACGCGAAATCTCCCCCTGGCGCCGTCCGCCGGCACCGCTTCAATCGCGACCATGCAATGCCCGTCTACGGGTCTTTCGTTACGCCTAACAGACACATGGCCGCGAGTCAGTAGCCCAATGCGAGATCGAGTTGGGGCTCGACCGGTTCGCCGCGCTGCCAGCGTTCGAGGTTTTCGACGAAGCGGTCGGCAGAGCGCTGGAACATTTTGGTCTGTGCCCTGCCCGACAGGTGCATGGTGACCTGTGCGTTGTCGAGTTCCCACAGTGGGTGGTCAGGCGGCAATGGCTCGGGATCGGTTACGTCGAGCAGTGCTGCTTCGATCTGCTTCTTGCCGAGTGCAGCCACCAGGGCGCCCTGATCGATCACGTCGCCACGGGCGATGTTCACGAGCACGGCATTTGCGCGCATTGCCGCCAGTTCCGCTTCGCCGATCATATGACGAGTTTCGGGCGTCGACGGGACGGCGATCACCACCCAGTCGAAGGTGCCCAGTTGGCCGCGCCAGGCATCTGGCGTCAGCGCTCCCTCGGCCCCTGATCGACGCACCGGAACCACCTCCATGTCGAAGGCCTCGAGCCTGGTCTTGATCAGCTTGCCGATTGCACCAAGGCCCAGCAGCAGCACGCGCTCGCCCGACAGTTCACGCTTGCCCGGACTGTCGAACAACCACTCGTGGCGGTCCTGCGCACGCACCACCTCGCGATAGCCCTTGGCATGGTTGAGCATCAGCATGACGGTATATTCCGCTATGGTGATCGCATTGATCCCCACGCCGTTGGTTACCACCACACCACGCTCCGCCAGCACGTCGAGCGGCATGAAATCGAGCCCCGCATAGATCGAGTTGAGCCATTTGAGATTGGTTGCCGCGTGGGCAATCTCGATCATCGGTTCCTTCTCGTTGAGGTCGAACCAGCCGATCTCCGCCTGTGGCGCGAATTCGAGCGCCTGCTCCTTACTCATGAACCACATCGGCTCGACCCAATCGGGCAGGCGCGGCTCGACGAGCGGACGGATCAGGGCAGACAGGACGGCTTTGGTCATTTACTCACCTCTCGCATGAACAGGGTCGAGCACGATGCGGACGGAGGCGTCAAGGAAAAGGCGCAAACCCGCATGCCTCACGCGGCAATCGATCACTTCATGGGCGAAACCTACGCTTCGCAACTGCTCGCAGAGGCCTGTGCGCGCGAAGCCGACTTCGCCCGCACCGAGGTCACCTCGGACGAGGAACCACGCGCGCTCGATCTGGACGCGCGCCGGTCATGGACGCTCCGGGGCGGCAGCGCGCTGCTGAATCGATTCGAAGCCCAGGTGCGCAGCCAAGCCGACGGCTTGCTCGCAGCGGTCGGGATGGCGCCCATCGCCGACCTTGTTCTCGAATGCGGACTGTTTGCGCATCGCCACGGCGACTATTTCCGCAGGCATATCGACTTGTTCGCAGCCGAGCGACGGCGACATGCGACCCATGACCGGATCGCGACGCTGGTCTATCATCTGCACATCCAGCCGAAGCGGTTTGGGGGCGGGGAGCTCGTGCTCTATTCCCTCGCCGGCGCAGCCGGGGCCCTGCGACTGCCTCCCGAGCACGACCGGCTGGTGGTGTTCCCGGCTTACCTGCCGCACGAGGTTGAGCCGGTCTCCGTTCCCGGCGACGCATTCGCCCACGCACGCTTTTCGATCAATTGCTGGCTCGGCCGGCCGCGCGGGTGAGCCTCCAAAGGGGCATCAACCCTTGGCGAACCGCTGCTTGCGCGGGCCAGCGATCGCAAGGATCGCGTCCGCGACTTCCGAGGCATTCTGCAGCACATGGCTGGGGGGAACCTGCATCACATCGACGCGATTGGCCTCCTGCCAGGCATCCCGCGCGGCATGGGTTTTCGACCTGAACGGGTCGGCCTCGATCTCGATCGCGAGGTGTGCGGCCTCACAATAGAACGGCAGGGTGAAGCCATCGGTCTCGAAGTCGCGAACGAACTCCAGACCTTGCGGCGCATCCTTGAGGTGTTGCCAGAGAAGGGTCTGCGGGTCGGCCATGTCAGAGCTTCCATTCCCACCCGAGAGGATCGCCGTCCATCACTTCGACGCCGTGCGAAGCCAG from Erythrobacter mangrovi encodes:
- a CDS encoding acetolactate synthase large subunit, producing the protein MTDTQKASDLFVKCLEAEGCEYIFGVPGEENLDFLDSLSRSKQIKLVLTRHEQGAGFMAATYGRHTGKTGVCIATLGPGATNFVTAAAYAQLGGMPMMMITGQKPIKKSKQGQFQILDVVAMMYPITKYTRQLHAGDNIPSRVREAYRLAEEEKPGAVPLELPEDIAEEPTSSRPIPRSVARRPSAEPKAVRMAVETLTKAKKPILVVGAGANRKLTGKMLAEFVEKTGIPFVTTQMGKGVLDERHRLFLGCAALSAGDFCHRAIEEADCIVNIGHDVIEKPPFFMRANGHTVIHVSNRSAEVDPVYFPQIEVIGDIANAIWQIKEEISRQDHWESGSLKRYHHAELEHTGKLAEDARFPIFPPHLVQQVRDCMPEDGIICLDNGVYKIWFARGYTAYLPNTVLLDNALATMGAGLPSAMMSAMLYPKRKVMAICGDGGFMMNSQEMETAVRLGLNLTVLILRDDAYGMIRWKQANMGFEDFGLTYGNPDFVKYAESYGAKGHRVESSDHLRKLLAHCRDTPGVHLIDCPVDYSENDKILNKDIKELSKQL
- a CDS encoding D-2-hydroxyacid dehydrogenase — protein: MTKAVLSALIRPLVEPRLPDWVEPMWFMSKEQALEFAPQAEIGWFDLNEKEPMIEIAHAATNLKWLNSIYAGLDFMPLDVLAERGVVVTNGVGINAITIAEYTVMLMLNHAKGYREVVRAQDRHEWLFDSPGKRELSGERVLLLGLGAIGKLIKTRLEAFDMEVVPVRRSGAEGALTPDAWRGQLGTFDWVVIAVPSTPETRHMIGEAELAAMRANAVLVNIARGDVIDQGALVAALGKKQIEAALLDVTDPEPLPPDHPLWELDNAQVTMHLSGRAQTKMFQRSADRFVENLERWQRGEPVEPQLDLALGY
- a CDS encoding 2OG-Fe(II) oxygenase; this encodes MNRVEHDADGGVKEKAQTRMPHAAIDHFMGETYASQLLAEACAREADFARTEVTSDEEPRALDLDARRSWTLRGGSALLNRFEAQVRSQADGLLAAVGMAPIADLVLECGLFAHRHGDYFRRHIDLFAAERRRHATHDRIATLVYHLHIQPKRFGGGELVLYSLAGAAGALRLPPEHDRLVVFPAYLPHEVEPVSVPGDAFAHARFSINCWLGRPRG
- a CDS encoding DUF559 domain-containing protein — protein: MADPQTLLWQHLKDAPQGLEFVRDFETDGFTLPFYCEAAHLAIEIEADPFRSKTHAARDAWQEANRVDVMQVPPSHVLQNASEVADAILAIAGPRKQRFAKG